GCAAAGAAGCCATCATTTCCCGCGGGGGCAAGGCCAGCGGCTCGGTGTCGAAGAAGACCGACTTCGTCGTCGTGGGCGCCAACGCCGGCACGAAGGCGACCAAGGCCGAGGACCTGGGCCTGCGAATCCTGGACGAGGCGGGGTTCCGGCTACTGCTGGCCGGTGGAGCGGACGCTGTACCGCTGCAGACTGAAACAGGCGGCACCGGCGGCGAGCAGGGTGGTGAGGGCGATGGCGGCGATGAGTACTAGGACTCCGTTGGAGTTCTGGGGCGGACGGATGCGCTCACCACTGCAAAGGAATGCTCATGACGTTGCCTGATATCGAGGTTGCCGGGTCAGTCGCGCTGGTGACGGGCGCTGCGGGTGGGATGGGCGAGCACCTCGCTCTCGGGCTGGCCCGACGTGGCGCGAGCGTGGTGCTGTTGGACCGCGACGAGCCCGGGTTGGCGCGAGTAGCGGCAGCGATCAAGCGGCAGAGCCCGTCGGTGAACGCGTCCACCTATGTAGTGGACCTGTCCGATCGAGAACAGACGGATACTGCCATCTCACGGATTGTGGTCGCTCACCCTGACCTGAATCTGCTCTTCAACAACGCGGGGGTCGCACTCGGTGGCCGCTTCACGCAGACCAGCGAGGCAGATTTCGATTGGTTGATGCAGATCAACCTGCTGGCACCGATCCGAATCACCCGAGCGTTGCTACCGCTGCTGATCGAGAACGGAAATGCCCACATCGTCAACACCTCATCGTTGTTCGGGCTCGTCGCTCCACCCGGTCAGACGGCGTACAGCACCAGTAAGTTCGGGCTGCGCGGGTTCTCCGAATCGCTGCGTCACGAGCTCGGGGAAGAGGACCTTCCCGTGGGTGTCACCGTGGTTCACCCCGGCGGCATCCGCACCAATATCGCTGCTAATGCCCGGGTTGCCGCAGGAGTCACCGCGAGAGAGCGGGTCATGCAGCAGAAATCGTTCGCGGCGATGCTCAGTTACCCTGCCGACAAAGCCGCCGAAGACATCCTTGCAGCTGCGATACACCGCAAGCCACGGCTGTTGATCGGCCGGGACGCGAAGATGCTGGACGTTATGGCGCGTACCCGGCCGGGCAGCTATTGGAAGCTGATGAAAGCCTCGATGACCGTAGTCGCCCAACGAAAGGCCAAGTCCTCATGAGCACCGAATCCGCCCTCGCCACAGATGCCGCCGATGCCACAGCTGCCTACGAGACGATCGAATACGACATCGTCGATGGCATCGCGACCATCACCTTGAACCGACCCGACGCGCTGAACTCCTTCACCGTCGAGATGGCCGATGAGCTGATCGACGTCTTTGCTCGCGCGGGGGCAGACGACGCGGTGCGCGCTGTCATCGTCACCGGATCAGGACGCGCATTCTGTGCGGGGATGGACCTCACCGCCGACGGCAACGTATTCGGGCTCGACCCGGCACTGAAGCCGACCCCTCAGGACCTTCTCGAGCAGTACGACGACCCGGCGATGGTCGACGGCGTGCGCGATACCGGCGGCAGAGTGTCGCTGGCGATCTTCGACTGCCCCAAGCCGGTCATCGCGGCGATCAACGGAGCGGCGGTCGGGGTCGGCGCGACGATGACCTGCGCAATGGACTTCCGACTCGCGTCCACCAAAGCCCGTATCGGGTTCGTCTTCGGCAAGATCGGCATCGTGCCCGAAGCGTGCTCGACGTGGTTCCTGCCGCGGATCGTCGGCATCCAGCAGGCGCTGGAGTGGGTCTACACCGGTGACATCCTGACCGCCGAGCAGGCACACGACGGCGGACTGATCCGCTCGATCCACGAGCCGGAGGACCTACTCGCTGCCGCGACCGAGCTCGCGCACCGCTTCACCGATAACCGCAGCCCGGTAGCTGTCGCGCTCACCCGGTCGATGATGTACCGCAACTCTGCCTCCCCCCACCCGCGCGAGGCGCACAAAGCGGAGTCCCTGGCGATGTACTGGACCAGCTTCGGCGACGGCGTCGATGGTGTTGCCTCCTTCGTTCAGAAGCGGGCCCCCGAGTTCACCGGCAGAGCATCGGAGCTGCCCGACATCTTTCCCACGGACTGACGGGTCGCAGCCTCTGGTGGCCGCGCGCCGGGCATACAGAACGCTGCGGGGACGTTGCACCGCCTGTGACTGAGACGACTGACAAGAGCGACGTGACGATCTACTGGCGACCGGGGTGCGGCTACTGTTCGCGTCTGCGCGCCGACCTCGGCGCTGCCGCAGACGCCGCCACCTGGCGCAACATCTGGGAAGACGACCAGGCTCGCAGCTACGTTGCGAGTGTCAACAACGGCAACGAAATCGTGCCGACCGTGGTCATCGCGGGCAAGGCGCACACCAATCCGAAGCCGGACCTCGTGTTGGCGGCGCTCGTCAGCTGAGCGGCCGGGGCGGGGCACTGCGGCCCACCGATAGAATGGCCGCATGCCACAGCTGTCTACCGCCGAGGTTGCGCATCTCGCCTCGTTAGCCCGGATCCAGCTGTCCGACGCCGAGCTGGAATCGCTCGCCGGACAGCTGGACGACATCATCGGATTCGTCGCCACGGTGGGCGAGATCGCCTCCGATGACGTGCCGCCGATGTCGCACCCGTTGCCGCTGGTCAACGTGACCCGCGAGGACGTCGTACGCCCGAGTCTGTCCCGCGTCGATGCGCTCTCGGGAGCACCCGACGTGCAGGCCGACCGATTCGCCGTCCCCCGCATCCTCGACCAAGAGTGAGTGTGCCTCCCGTGTCTTCAACTTCAGATATCACCACCCGCAGTGCGGCCGACCTCGGCGCCGCGATCGCCGACGGTTCGCTGTCCAGTGTCGAGGTGACCCAGGCCCACCTGGATCGCATCGCCGAGGTCGACGGTGCCGTCCACGCCTACCTGCACGTCGACGCCGATGGCGCCCTGGCAGCGGCCCGCGCGGTCGACGAGAGCCGCGCGGACCGTCGCAGCGACGGCCGGATCTCCCCGCTCGCCGGCGTACCGATCGCGGTCAAGGATGTCGTCGCGACCCGCGGTCTGCCCACCACGGCCGGTAGCAGGATGCTGGAAGGTTGGATCCCGCCGTACGACGCGACGCTGGTCACCCGCCTACGCGCCGCCGGTATGCCGATCCTCGGCAAGACCAACATGGACGAGTTCGCGATGGGCAGCTCGACCGAGCACTCGGCGTACGGGCCGAGCTTCAACCCGTGGGATCTGGAGCGCGCGCCCGGTGGATCCGGTGGCGGTTCCGCCGCGGCCATTGCCGCGTTCGAGGCTCCGCTCGCGATCGGCACCGATACCGGAGGCTCGATCCGTCAGCCTGCGGCATTCACCGGCACGGTGGGCGTCAAGCCCACCTATGGCGGGGTGTCCCGTTACGGCCTGATCGCCCTTGCCAGTTCGCTCGATCAGGCCGGGCCCTGTACCCGCACCGTGTTGGACTCCGCGCTGCTGCACGAAGTCATCGGCGGGCACGACCCGATGGACTCCACCTCCATCGACGCGCCGATCCCCGGCGTGGTTGCGGCTGCACGTCGCGGCGACGTGGCGGGCCTGAAGGTCGGTGTCGTCCACGAGATCTCCGGCGACGGCTTCCAGAGCGGAGTCAAGGACCGCTTCGAGGAGTCGCTGAAACTGCTGGAGGCGCGCGGCGCCGAGATCGTTCAGGTCGGCTGCCCCAGTTTCGTGAAGGGGTTGGCCGCCTACTACCTGATCCTGCCGAGTGAGGCTTCCTCGAACCTGGCCAAGTTCGACGCCATGCGGTACGGCCTGCGCGTCCGTCCCCAGGGAGTGGACAGCCCGAGCGCCGAGCAGGTGATGGCCGCAACCCGCGATGCCGGCTTCGGTGACGAGGTCAAACGTCGCATCATCCTGGGCACCTACGCACTGTCCGCCGGGTACTACGACGCCTACTACGGCCAGGCGCAGAAGGTCCGCACCCTGATCGCCCGCGACTTCGCGGCCGCCTTCGAGCAGGTGGACGTGCTGGTCACCCCGACTGCGCCGACCACGGCGTTCAAGCTGGGGGAGAAGTTGGCTGACCCGATGGCGATGTACCTGAACGACGTGGCCACCATCCCGGCGAACCTGGCCGGTGTCCCTGGAATGTCCCTGCCCAACGGCCTGGCAGAAGATGGTCTGCCCAGCGGCCTGCAGATCCTGGCACCGGCGATGCGCGATGACCGGCTCTACGAAGTCGGCGCAGCGCTTGAATCAGCGCTGCTGGAGCAGTGGGGCGCCCCGATCCTCACCCGAGCACCACACCTTGCCACCATGGAGGCGACCCGATGAGTCTGACCGCCGAAGTCGTCGACTACGACGACGCCGTCGCCCGCTACGACCCGGTCTTCGGGCTCGAGGTGCACGTCGAGCTCAACACCGCGACGAAGATGTTCTGCGGCTGCGCGACCGGCTTCGGCGCGGAGCCCAACACCCAGACCTGCCCGGTCTGCCTCGCGCTGCCGGGTGCGCTGCCGGTGGTCAACACCATGGGCATCGAGTCGGCGATCCGGATCGGCCTCGCGCTCAACTGCGAGATCGCCACTTGGTGCCGGTTCGCCCGGAAGAACTACTTCTACCCGGATATGCCGAAGAATTTCCAGACCAGCCAGTACGACGAGCCGATCGCCTTCGAGGGATACCTCGACATCACCCTTGATGACGGTACCCCGTGGCGGGTGGAGATCGAGCGCGCCCACATGGAGGAGGACACCGGCAAGTCATTGCACGTCGGCGGTTCGACCGGACGCATCCAGGGCGCCGAATACTCCCTGGTCGACTACAACCGCGCTGGTATCCCGCTGATCGAGATCGTCACCAAACCGGTCGTCGGCGCGGGCGAGCGGGCCCCCGAGGTGGCCAAGGCATTCGTTGCGACACTGCGCGACCTGCTGAAGGCACTGGACGTGAGTGACGTGCGGATGGAGCAGGGCTCGGTGCGCTGCGATGCGAACCTCTCGCTCAAACCGCGCGGCGCGCAGCAGCTCGGCACCCGCACCGAGACCAAGAACGTCAACTCGCTGCGCTCGGTGGAGCGCGCGATCACCTACGAGATCGGTCGGCACGCCGCAGTTCTGGACAGTGGCGAAGCGATCTTCCAGGAGACCCGGCACTGGCACGAGGACACCGGCGTCACCACGTCCGGCCGCCCGAAGTCCGACGCCGACGACTACCGCTACTTCCCCGAGCCGGACCTGGTGCCGGTCGCGCCATCACGCGAGTACGTCGAGCGGTTGCGCGCGACGCTGCCCGAACCGCCCACGCAGCGCCGCAAGCGACTGCAGCAGGACTGGGGATACAGCGACCTGGAGATGCGCGACGTGCTCAACGCCGGAGCGACCGAGCTGATCGAACAGACCGTGGCCGACGGTGCGAGCCCGGCCGCCGCGCGCAAATGGTGGACCGGTGAGATCGCCCGGCGGGCGAACGTCGAGGCCAAGCCGATCGATGACTTCGGTGTGACGCCGGCACATATTGCCGAGCTTGCCGGACTGGTCAGTGACGGTCGGCTGAACGATGCGATGGCACGACAGGTTCTGGACGGTGCCCTGGCCGGTGAGGGCACACCGACCCAGGTTGCCGATGCCCGCGGCCTTGCACTGGTCCAGGACGACGGCGCGTTGGAGGCAGCAGTCGATGCGGTCATCGCCGCGAATGTACCCATCGCCGACAAGGTCCGCGAGGGTAAGTTGAACGCGGTCGGTGCCTTGATCGGCGCGGTGATGAAGGAGATGCGCGGTCAGGCGGACGCCGCTCACATCCGCGATCTGATCCTGCAACGACTGACCTGAGGCAACGACGGCGAGCCGCCCGGCGGCTCGCGTGAGAGGCGGACGGCATGGGGCAACCCGGTCTGACGACGCAGGCGAAACTGGCGGGAACGTTCGTCAAGGACCTCTACGTCGCTAAGGCGAAGACCCAGTACGCCGCCCGCGTGCAGCACGGACCGCTTGCCCAGGCCATTGTCTGGCCGGGCAAACTGAACCCCTACCCGTTCTACGACCGGGTTCGTGACATGGCGCCGATCCTGCCGCTGCCCCGGGAAGCCAAGGTGCACGTCGCCTCCGGCCACGCCGTCTGCCGGCAGGTACTCAAGAGTCACGACTTCGGGGTGGGCGGCCGCACGATTGTCGGCAAGGACGCGTTCGAGTTCAGCATGTCGTTGCTGGAGATGGATCCGCCCGAGCACACCCGCCTGCGCCGGGTCGCGGCACCGGCCTTCGCGGCTAGCCGGTTGGGTGGGTACGCGACGGCGATCGAGAAGATCGTGCATGAGCGCCTCGACGATGTCGAGCCCGGTGCGACGTTCGATCTGATCGACCAGTTGGCCGCGCCGCTGCCGATTCGGATCATCTCGGAGCTGCTCGGCGTACCCGATGTCGATGAGCGACGGTTCCTGCGATGGGGCACGGCGCTGGGCAGCGCTCTGGAAGGACCGCACGGGCTGTGGCATGCGAAGAAGATCCTGGACGCGAAGACCGGCCTGGACGCCATGTTCGAGCGAATCGTGCAGCAGCGTCGAGCCGATCCGCGCGACGACATGATCTCGATGCTGGTCGCCGAAGAAGGCGCCGCTGTCCGCTCCGAGGAAATCCTGCCGCTGTGTGTGCTGCTGCTGGTGGCCGGTTTCGAGACCACCGTCAATTTGATCGGCAACGCTGTGCTCGCCCTGATGCGCAACCCCGAACAGTGGCAGCTGCTGGTAAAGGACCCCACGCTCGCGGCGCGGGTCGTTGAGGAGACCCTGCGGTACGACCCGCCGATTCAGTTCACTGACCGGATCGCGCAGCGGGACAGCGTTATCGAGGGTTATGAAGTGCCGGCGGGGCATCGGGTGCTGTGCTTGCTGGCGGCAGCGAACCGAGACCCTGCCCGGTTCGAACGGCCCAACTTCTTCGACATCACCCGCACTGACATCGACCACCTCGCCTTTTCCGGCGGGGTGCACTACTGCGTCGGCGCGCCTCTCGCGCGTCTTGAGGCGCAGATCGCCTTGCGGGTACTCGCCGAGCGGATGCCGAAGCTGCATCCGGGCGGTCCGCCGCGTCGTCGTTCCAGCGTCACCATTCGAGGGCTACGTTCGTTGCCCGTTACGGAGGCTCATTGATGAATCACGTTGTCGCACTGCCCGATGAATCCTGGGCATCGCAATTGAGCGATATCCCCGGCGTCCAGACGGTGGTTTGGGACATGGACGGCGACCCGCCCCGCACTGACATCGCCCTGGTCGTGCCGCCCTATATGGGCGCCGGAAAGTCCCGCCTCGAGCGGTTGGCCGGCTGCGCGCAGTTGGAGGCGGTACAACTGGTCACTGCCGGGTACGAGAATGTGCTGCCCTATCTGCCCACCGGGGTGGCGTTGGCCAACGGTGCAGGGATTCACGACACATCCACCGCAGAACTCGCGCTGGCCTTGATTCTTTCCTCCCTGCGCGGCGTGCCACAGGCCGTACGCAGCGCGGATCACGGCTCGTGGGAGTCGCTGAACGGGCGTAGATCCCTGGCCGACCGACGGGTCCTCGTGCTTGGATACGGCTCGATCGGGCATGCGATCGTGCGGCGGCTGGCGCCGTTCGAGGTATCGGTTACCGCCGTCGCCTCCCGCGCCAGGGACGGCGACGATCTGGTGGACCGGGTCCACGGCACCGACGAACTGCCCAAGTTACTGCCGCACCACGACGTGGTGATCGTCGTCGTGCCGCTCTCGGATGCGACCCATCATCTGGTGGGCGCCGATTTCCTGGCGGCACTGCCGGACGGCGCGTTGGTGGTGAACGTCGCGCGGGGGGCGGTCATTGACACCGATGCTCTGATCAGCGAATGCGCGTCCGGCAGGCTGACCGCGGCCCTGGACGTCACCGATCCCGAACCGCTGCCGCAGGGGCACCCGCTCTGGAGCACTCCCGGCGTGCTCATCACCCCCCACGTCGGCGGCGCCACCACCGCATTCGAGCCCCGGGCGCTGAGCTTCCTGCGCGGGCAGCTGACCCGCGTCGGTCGAGGTGAGGAGCTGTCACACGTAGTCGCCACCGGGTGAACTGTCGCCACCGGGCGAATCGTCGCCATCGGGCGAGCAGTGACATGCTCGGTGCATGACGACTGACCGCCATCGCCTCGTCCTCATCCGACACGCGAAGGCGCAAGAGCCGGGCGCCGTTCCCGACCATGAGCGGGAGCTCGCGCCCAGCGGCCGAGCGGATGCTGCCGCACTGGGCAGGTGGTTCAAGGAGCACAACGTGCAGGTGCAAGAGACGTGTTGCTCCACAGCGGCTCGCACCAGGCAAACGTGGGCCGGCGTCGTGGATGCCTCCGGTATCGGTGCGATCGTCGAGCACGACCGCCGGATCTACAACGCCGAACCGCAGGAGCTGCTCGCGGTGCTGCGCGGGATCGAGGACAAGGTTGAGACGCTCGCGGTGGTGGGCCACGCTCCCGGAGTACCGCTGCTTGCCGCCGAACTCGCTGGGGACGACAGCGATGCTGAGGCTCTCGCATCGTTGGCGGCGAGCTACCCGACGTGCACGGTCGCCGTCCTGGAGTTCGACGGTGCCTGGTCAGACCTCGCAGCAGGCTCGGCGACGCTGCTGGCCGTGCATACGGCACGCGCCGACTGACCGCAGCGGTTGCTACGCCATGGTCGGCTGACGGACCGCTCGACGGCGGACCGCGGGGCGGGTTTAGGCTCCCGGCATGCCTGACACCCCTGATATGAAGCCCCGTAGCCGCGACGTCACCGACGGGCTGGAGAAGGCCGCCTCCCGCGGCATGCTGCGCGCAATTGGGATGGGTGACGAAGACTTCAAGAAACCGCAGATCGGCGTCGCGAGCTCGTGGAACGAGATCACCCCCTGCAACCTGTCGCTGGACCGCCTCGCGAAGGCATCCAAGGACGGCGTGCACGCAGCCGGTGGCTTCCCGATGGAGTTCGGCACGATCAGCGTCTCGGACGGCATTTCGATGGGCCACGAAGGCATGCACTTCTCGCTGGTCAGCCGCGAGATCATCGCCGACTCGGTCGAGACCGTCGTCAGCGCCGAGCGCCTGGACGGCACCGTCCTGCTCGCCGGCTGCGACAAGTCGCTGCCCGGCATGTTGATGGCCGCGGCGCGCCTCGATCTGGCCAGCGTGTTCCTCTACGCCGGGTCGATCCTGCCCGGTATCGCCAAGCTCACCGACGGCACCGAGAAGCAGGTCACGATCATCGACGCCTTCGAGGCGGTCGGTGCGTGCGCAGCGGGACTGATGAGCCGTGCCGACGTCGACATCATCGAGCGGGCGATCTGCCCCGGCGAGGGGGCCTGCGGTGGGATGTACACCGCCAACACGATGGCTTCGGTCGCCGAGGCAATGGGTATGTCGCTGCCCGGCAGCGCCGCGCCGCCCGCGACGGACCGCCGACGTGACGGCTACGCCCGCAAGTCCGGGGAGGCGGTGGTCGAGCTGATCCGTCAGGGGATCACCGCGCGCGACATCATGACCAAGGAGGCCTTCGAGAACGCGATCGCTGTCGTCATGGCCTTCGGCGGATCGACGAACGCAGTGCTGCACCTGCTGGCAATTGCGCACGAAGCCGATGTCGACCTGGCGATCGATGACTTCCAGCGGATCGGCGCCCGGGTGCCGCACCTGGCCGACGTCAAGCCGTTCGGCAGCTACGTGATGTCTGATATCGACAAGGTCGGCGGGGTGCCCGTCGTGATGCGCGCGCTGCTCGATGCCGGTTTGATGCACGGTGACTGTATGACGGTCACCGGGCGCACGATGGCGCAGAACCTGTCGGATGTTCCGCCACCGGACCTGGACGGCAAGGTGCTGCGCGCGATGAGCAGGCCGATCCACAAGACCGGCGGTCTGACGATCCTGAAGGGTTCGCTGGCACCGGAGGGTGCCGTGGTGAAGTCCGCGGGCTTCGACAGCGACGTATTCGAGGGAACCGCAAGGGTTTTCAACGGTGAACGGGCCGCCATGGATGCCGTCGAAGACGGTTCGTTGAAGGCAAACGACGTCGTTGTCATCCGCTACGAGGGCCCGAAGGGCGGCCCGGGTATGCGCGAGATGCTTTCCGTGACCGGTGCCATCAAGGGCGCCGGTCTGGGCAAAGACGTGCTGCTGCTGACCGACGGTCGCTTCTCCGGCGGTACCACCGGCCTGTGTGTCGGGCACGTCGCACCGGAGGCGGTGGACGAGGGTCCGATC
This portion of the Dermatophilaceae bacterium Sec6.4 genome encodes:
- the gatA gene encoding Asp-tRNA(Asn)/Glu-tRNA(Gln) amidotransferase subunit GatA, whose translation is MSSTSDITTRSAADLGAAIADGSLSSVEVTQAHLDRIAEVDGAVHAYLHVDADGALAAARAVDESRADRRSDGRISPLAGVPIAVKDVVATRGLPTTAGSRMLEGWIPPYDATLVTRLRAAGMPILGKTNMDEFAMGSSTEHSAYGPSFNPWDLERAPGGSGGGSAAAIAAFEAPLAIGTDTGGSIRQPAAFTGTVGVKPTYGGVSRYGLIALASSLDQAGPCTRTVLDSALLHEVIGGHDPMDSTSIDAPIPGVVAAARRGDVAGLKVGVVHEISGDGFQSGVKDRFEESLKLLEARGAEIVQVGCPSFVKGLAAYYLILPSEASSNLAKFDAMRYGLRVRPQGVDSPSAEQVMAATRDAGFGDEVKRRIILGTYALSAGYYDAYYGQAQKVRTLIARDFAAAFEQVDVLVTPTAPTTAFKLGEKLADPMAMYLNDVATIPANLAGVPGMSLPNGLAEDGLPSGLQILAPAMRDDRLYEVGAALESALLEQWGAPILTRAPHLATMEATR
- a CDS encoding crotonase/enoyl-CoA hydratase family protein; translated protein: MSTESALATDAADATAAYETIEYDIVDGIATITLNRPDALNSFTVEMADELIDVFARAGADDAVRAVIVTGSGRAFCAGMDLTADGNVFGLDPALKPTPQDLLEQYDDPAMVDGVRDTGGRVSLAIFDCPKPVIAAINGAAVGVGATMTCAMDFRLASTKARIGFVFGKIGIVPEACSTWFLPRIVGIQQALEWVYTGDILTAEQAHDGGLIRSIHEPEDLLAAATELAHRFTDNRSPVAVALTRSMMYRNSASPHPREAHKAESLAMYWTSFGDGVDGVASFVQKRAPEFTGRASELPDIFPTD
- a CDS encoding histidine phosphatase family protein yields the protein MTTDRHRLVLIRHAKAQEPGAVPDHERELAPSGRADAAALGRWFKEHNVQVQETCCSTAARTRQTWAGVVDASGIGAIVEHDRRIYNAEPQELLAVLRGIEDKVETLAVVGHAPGVPLLAAELAGDDSDAEALASLAASYPTCTVAVLEFDGAWSDLAAGSATLLAVHTARAD
- the gatB gene encoding Asp-tRNA(Asn)/Glu-tRNA(Gln) amidotransferase subunit GatB: MSLTAEVVDYDDAVARYDPVFGLEVHVELNTATKMFCGCATGFGAEPNTQTCPVCLALPGALPVVNTMGIESAIRIGLALNCEIATWCRFARKNYFYPDMPKNFQTSQYDEPIAFEGYLDITLDDGTPWRVEIERAHMEEDTGKSLHVGGSTGRIQGAEYSLVDYNRAGIPLIEIVTKPVVGAGERAPEVAKAFVATLRDLLKALDVSDVRMEQGSVRCDANLSLKPRGAQQLGTRTETKNVNSLRSVERAITYEIGRHAAVLDSGEAIFQETRHWHEDTGVTTSGRPKSDADDYRYFPEPDLVPVAPSREYVERLRATLPEPPTQRRKRLQQDWGYSDLEMRDVLNAGATELIEQTVADGASPAAARKWWTGEIARRANVEAKPIDDFGVTPAHIAELAGLVSDGRLNDAMARQVLDGALAGEGTPTQVADARGLALVQDDGALEAAVDAVIAANVPIADKVREGKLNAVGALIGAVMKEMRGQADAAHIRDLILQRLT
- the gatC gene encoding Asp-tRNA(Asn)/Glu-tRNA(Gln) amidotransferase subunit GatC; amino-acid sequence: MPQLSTAEVAHLASLARIQLSDAELESLAGQLDDIIGFVATVGEIASDDVPPMSHPLPLVNVTREDVVRPSLSRVDALSGAPDVQADRFAVPRILDQE
- the ilvD gene encoding dihydroxy-acid dehydratase, producing MPDTPDMKPRSRDVTDGLEKAASRGMLRAIGMGDEDFKKPQIGVASSWNEITPCNLSLDRLAKASKDGVHAAGGFPMEFGTISVSDGISMGHEGMHFSLVSREIIADSVETVVSAERLDGTVLLAGCDKSLPGMLMAAARLDLASVFLYAGSILPGIAKLTDGTEKQVTIIDAFEAVGACAAGLMSRADVDIIERAICPGEGACGGMYTANTMASVAEAMGMSLPGSAAPPATDRRRDGYARKSGEAVVELIRQGITARDIMTKEAFENAIAVVMAFGGSTNAVLHLLAIAHEADVDLAIDDFQRIGARVPHLADVKPFGSYVMSDIDKVGGVPVVMRALLDAGLMHGDCMTVTGRTMAQNLSDVPPPDLDGKVLRAMSRPIHKTGGLTILKGSLAPEGAVVKSAGFDSDVFEGTARVFNGERAAMDAVEDGSLKANDVVVIRYEGPKGGPGMREMLSVTGAIKGAGLGKDVLLLTDGRFSGGTTGLCVGHVAPEAVDEGPIAFVRDGDRVRLDVGNARLDLLVDDAEMARRRDEGVTHPAPKYTRGVLAKYVRLVGSASNGAVCD
- a CDS encoding glutaredoxin domain-containing protein encodes the protein MTETTDKSDVTIYWRPGCGYCSRLRADLGAAADAATWRNIWEDDQARSYVASVNNGNEIVPTVVIAGKAHTNPKPDLVLAALVS
- a CDS encoding 2-hydroxyacid dehydrogenase, with amino-acid sequence MNHVVALPDESWASQLSDIPGVQTVVWDMDGDPPRTDIALVVPPYMGAGKSRLERLAGCAQLEAVQLVTAGYENVLPYLPTGVALANGAGIHDTSTAELALALILSSLRGVPQAVRSADHGSWESLNGRRSLADRRVLVLGYGSIGHAIVRRLAPFEVSVTAVASRARDGDDLVDRVHGTDELPKLLPHHDVVIVVVPLSDATHHLVGADFLAALPDGALVVNVARGAVIDTDALISECASGRLTAALDVTDPEPLPQGHPLWSTPGVLITPHVGGATTAFEPRALSFLRGQLTRVGRGEELSHVVATG
- a CDS encoding cytochrome P450 — its product is MGQPGLTTQAKLAGTFVKDLYVAKAKTQYAARVQHGPLAQAIVWPGKLNPYPFYDRVRDMAPILPLPREAKVHVASGHAVCRQVLKSHDFGVGGRTIVGKDAFEFSMSLLEMDPPEHTRLRRVAAPAFAASRLGGYATAIEKIVHERLDDVEPGATFDLIDQLAAPLPIRIISELLGVPDVDERRFLRWGTALGSALEGPHGLWHAKKILDAKTGLDAMFERIVQQRRADPRDDMISMLVAEEGAAVRSEEILPLCVLLLVAGFETTVNLIGNAVLALMRNPEQWQLLVKDPTLAARVVEETLRYDPPIQFTDRIAQRDSVIEGYEVPAGHRVLCLLAAANRDPARFERPNFFDITRTDIDHLAFSGGVHYCVGAPLARLEAQIALRVLAERMPKLHPGGPPRRRSSVTIRGLRSLPVTEAH
- a CDS encoding SDR family NAD(P)-dependent oxidoreductase, translated to MTLPDIEVAGSVALVTGAAGGMGEHLALGLARRGASVVLLDRDEPGLARVAAAIKRQSPSVNASTYVVDLSDREQTDTAISRIVVAHPDLNLLFNNAGVALGGRFTQTSEADFDWLMQINLLAPIRITRALLPLLIENGNAHIVNTSSLFGLVAPPGQTAYSTSKFGLRGFSESLRHELGEEDLPVGVTVVHPGGIRTNIAANARVAAGVTARERVMQQKSFAAMLSYPADKAAEDILAAAIHRKPRLLIGRDAKMLDVMARTRPGSYWKLMKASMTVVAQRKAKSS